In Rhineura floridana isolate rRhiFlo1 chromosome 12, rRhiFlo1.hap2, whole genome shotgun sequence, a single window of DNA contains:
- the APOA4 gene encoding apolipoprotein A-IV: MMTPKAVALVLSLLAITGAQANINADQVADVVWNYFTQLGSNAQETVDQLQQSEITKQLNALLRDNLQAVHTYADELKEQLIPFATNVHARLAADSEKLKEQIRQEVQQLRARIVPHADEVHQQINKNIQELQARLAPYAEELHAQVNRNAAELRKQLEPLAQELQAKVQENIGSLRASLSPYADELQQQVNQKVEDIKGQLTPYADDLKAKVDQTMADLQSSLSPYTQDVQAQLDRQLEVLSFQMKKSAEELRARLLEGTEELRLKLSPLAQELREKLQEDTAGLRESLTPFVEGLSGKIDQQIEEFRQTVGPYGENFNKLLVQKVEEMRQKLEPYAGEVEDHMSFLEKDVRDRFTSFFNTVKESGN; the protein is encoded by the exons ATGATGACTCCGAAGGCAGTTGCCTTGGTTCTCAGCCTCTTGGCCATCACAG GGGCCCAGGCCAATATCAACGCTGACCAGGTGGCGGACGTGGTCTGGAACTACTTCACCCAACTGGGCAGCAATGCCCAGGAGACAGTGGACCAGCTCCAGCAGTCAGAGATCACCAAGCAGCTGAA CGCCCTCCTCCGGGATAACCTCCAGGCCGTCCACACCTACGCTGACGAACTGAAGGAGCAGCTGATTCCCTTCGCCACCAACGTGCACGCCCGGCTGGCAGCCGACTCCGAGAAACTGAAGGAGCAAATCCGCCAGGAGGTGCAGCAGCTCCGCGCCCGGATCGTCCCACATGCCGACGAGGTCCACCAGCAGATCAACAAGAACATCCAGGAGCTGCAGGCCAGGCTGGCCCCTTATGCCGAGGAGCTGCACGCCCAGGTGAACAGAAACGCTGCAGAGCTGCGCAAGCAGCTGGAGCCCCTGGCCCAAGAGCTGCAGGCCAAGGTGCAGGAGAACATTGGCagcctccgggcctccctgtccCCCTACGCCGACGAGCTGCAGCAGCAGGTCAACCAGAAGGTGGAGGACATCAAAGGGCAGCTGACTCCCTATGCTGATGACCTGAAGGCCAAGGTGGACCAGACCATGGCCGATCTGCAGAGTAGCCTGTCTCCCTACACCCAGGATGTCCAAGCCCAGCTGGACCGCCAGCTGGAGGTGCTGTCCTTCCAGATGAAGAAGAGCGCCGAGGAACTGCGGGCCAGGCTCCTGGAGGGGACCGAGGAGCTGCGGCTGAAGCTGAGCCCTCTTGCCCAGGAACTGAGGGAGAAGCTGCAGGAGGACACGGCTGGCCTGCGTGAGTCTCTGACTCCCTTCGTGGAAGGCCTGAGTGGGAAGATCGACCAGCAGATCGAAGAGTTCCGCCAGACCGTGGGGCCCTACGGGGAGAACTTCAACAAGCTCCTGGTGCAGAAGGTGGAGGAGATGAGGCAGAAGTTGGAGCCCTATGCTGGCGAGGTAGAAGATCACATGAGCTTCCTGGAGAAGGACGTGAGGGACAGGTTCACTTCCTTCTTCAACACCGTCAAGGAGAGTGGAAACTAA